A region of the Puniceicoccaceae bacterium genome:
CTCATGCGGCAATGCAATCAGGATGCGATCACCCTCCATCACACTCACCGGAGATTGCAGGGAAAGCAATTGTCTCGGGTTCGATTGCTGCACCATGCCTGCGGACTGAATCATCTCAACCAAGCGCTGGGCCGACCCATCAAAAATGGGAGGTTCACCACCGTCGAGTTCCACCACTGCATTGTCGACCGCAAGTCCATGAAGCGCACTCATGACGTGCTCCACAGTGGAAACCTTCGCCGCACCAGACTCGAGCGTTGTATTGCGCAGCAGGTCCGAAACATTCGACACTCGTGCCTTTACTTCCGGCTTGCCGGGCAGGTCCACCCGGCGAAACCGGATGCCTGTGTCCGGTTCTCCGGGCAGTATCGAAAGGTTCACGACTTCTCCCGTGTGAAGAGAAATTCCGGAGTCAGATACGGATTGGGCAAGAGTCTGTTGTGAAGTTGACATGGTTGCGTGCATGCGGGATCGGTCAATCGAACGGCACCCGTTCGTGAATTTGAAAGCCAAGTTGGGGATTCCCATACAGCTCTCGATTGCTAGCGTTGTATTCTACCTTCACTTTGCAAGGCAATTCTCGGAGATCCACCAGATGATAGGCCACAATCCGGTGATGGGAGTCATCCCTTTTTTCTATTTCAAAACCGGCAAGCAAATGAATCGCGCTCTCCGTTACTTTCGGATCCTCCGAAACGGAAAAATAGAACGTTCGCTGAGAAGACCTCAACGTGTGTGATGAAAAGGTCTTGACCTCCACATAAAAAGACTGCCCCTGCCATTGCATCCACAAGTCAGGATATCCACTCGACTGGCCGCGCCCCGAACGCGTCCTGGGTCGCTGGACCTGCGCACCCTGAGCATCAAGGGCCTCCATCAGCATCTGCTCAATTTGCAAGCCCACTTCATTCATGCGATCCACCTCAGGGGCACTGCGGTGAAATCGAATGCTCATTGCCTGAAGCGCCGAACGCATCATTTCACTGCCTTCGCCCGCCCAGGGAATGACCTTCAATCCATAATGCTCTACAATCAGTTCATGCAACAGGGCATCCGAAGGACCGGAGTCAGCATGTGCCGAAAGCGACACAAGCCACACACTCATAAGAACGGGGAGGAAGAAACGAGGCATCAATCCAGCAAACGGACCCTACGACAAATGTTCAAGGGGATAAATTCACTGCTCTTCTGTGCATCACGGAAGCAGCCATGCTTCACAGCACCTGTCCGCATCTCCCTCGATTCAGTCCATTTTCACAGGTTCTCCGATGCAAAAAAAGCGAAGTCATTGCCCGAATAGAGTTGGCTTTCCCTCACTTTACTGGATGGTTAGCTCAGCAATACCCCCCAGATAGGGCCAATTGCCGCTTTCCATTTTTCAATTTCATGAAATCAACACACCCAACTATCATCCAGGGAGGCATGGGCATCCATGTGTCCTCCTGGAAACTCGCGAGGGCCGTCGCTGAAACCGGTCAAATGGGCGTTGTCTCAGGGACCGCCATCGACACGATTGTCAGCCGCGTGCTGCAGCTTGGGGACACTGGAGGACATGTTCGCCGCGCCCTCGATCACTTCCCGTTCCGGGACATGGCGGAGCGAGTTAAGGATCGATTTTTCATTGCCGATGGGAAAGCCGAACACAAGCCCTTCAAGGGCATCGGCATGCCTCATCTGACCATGACCCGCGCGAGAGAAGAACTCTTGATCGTCGCCAACTATGTTGAGGTTTTTCTCGCACGCGAGGGACACCACGGAAAAATTGGGATCAACTATCTCGAAAAAATACAGATTCCTACCCTGCCCTCTCTTTTTGGGGCAATGTTGGCAGGCGTGCATGTGGTTTTGATGGGAGCAGGAATTCCAACCGCAATTCCGGGCGTTCTTGACGGATTGGCAGAAGGAAAAGCTGTCAGTCTCAAGATCTATGTCGAAGACAATCCGTCCAAGGATGAATATTTCGCCCACTTTGACCCTCAGGACTACATTGAAGGGGAGATGCCAGCCATTCAGCGCCCGGAGTTCTATGCCATCGTTTCGAGCGACATTGTGGCCAAAACCATGGAACGCAAAGCCTCCGGTTATGTTGATGGATACGTCGTCGAAAACTACTTTGCTGGTGGCCACAACGCTCCCCCGCGCAGAGACCGAACGCAGCCAGATGCCGCACCTGCCTACGGAGACAAGGATATGCCCGATCTCGAAAAAATTCGCCAGATCGGGAAGCCCTTCTGGCTGGCCGGACAGTTCACGACTCCTGAGAAATTGAAAGAAGCCTTGGCCGAAGGTGCCCAGGGAGTTCAAGTAGGAACTCCCTTTGCCTACTGTGATGAATCCGGCATGGACCGGGACATCAAGGACGAGGTCATTCGCCAGTCCGTTGCAGGGACCTTGCAAATCGATACCAACTTCACCGCATCACCAACTGGCTATCCATTCAAGATCGTCAGGCTCGCAGGAGAGCGATACACCTTTGAAGCACTTGAAACTCGCACACGCGTCTGCGACATGGGGTACCTTCGCACCGCCTATGTGAACCCCGAAGGAAACATCGGTTGGCGATGCCCTGCAGAACCCATTAAGGACTTCGTGAAAAAAGGTGGAACGGAAGCCGATGCTGCCGGACGAGCCTGTCTTTGCAACGGACTGGCATCCACAGTGGGATTCGGCCAACAGCGAAAGGATGGTGTGGAAATCCCGATTCTGACTTCGGGAGATGAAGTGCTGCACCTTGGCAATTTTGTGAAGCCGAACCAAACCCGATACACCGCAGCAGACGTGGTCAATTTTCTACTCAGCTGATCCCGTCCCCTGTGGGCCTGTTTCCTTGATCCGATCCCAGTTGTCCAACGCTTTCGCCAGCGGGCAACCCCCAACACCTGCTGGTTCACCCTTCCGGTAGTGCTGAAGCAGTTGCCGCGAAGAGCGTGCCAGTTGCTGGCGAATTTCCCGACGCCGTCCCTTCACATGCGGCACATGCATGTGATCATAGTCAGTGGTGTGGTGGCGCAACCACGCCAGTGTCGCCGCCTCGGCACGCTTTTCGATCGAAATCCGACGGGTTCGGGCGACAGTACCGCTCCCAACGGGAACAGCGTGTTCGCTGATCGCACGGGACAAACGATCCGCCAGGTCGGCATGTTCGCTTGCAAAACCGAGGAAATCACGCACTGCGGATTCAAAATCCTGCGCGTAGCGTTGCTGAGTCCGTTCTCGACGGCGCCGCGAGGCAAGCAGGCGTTCCTGATAGGCATCACCCTGCCGTGCTGCACGGACCTCGCTCCGCAGTCGATCCAGTGACCCGGCATCCGCCCAGAGTCCCAGGCTTTCAAACCTGCCCTTGCGCCACCGCTTCATGGACCAGCAGGGCAATGTCGCCTTCGCACGACGCGTCAACATCGCATCCCCGGGTTCCAACAACACCCAGCCTTCGGGAACGGCCATCACCTTTCCTTCCGGACTCAGGACGTGTCCGGGTTTTGGACAGGGACGAACTTCAAGACTCACAGGCATCTGTCCAAACTACGAATGGAGCGTCTCCTGCCAATGCGAATGTGAATGTCCTACCGTGATCTGCATTTGCCCAAAGCAACGTCAGGCCGAATGCGCATCTGAAAACTAGCACGAAGAATTTCCTTGCGAACCCGATCCGGATCTGTCCTGCTCTGCAAGCTTTGGCATTGCGGAACGTCCGCCAAAGGCCCCTGAACGTATACAGCGATGGTGTAGGTTTTGGAAAAAACTCCATCGCTTAGGCCGTGAATTGACGGCTGTATACTGATCATGATTGAAGCATTCCACGAACTGGACCTGCACCCGCAGATCCAAGAAAACCTGCGCAACAAGGGCTACACGACTCCGTCACCCATTCAGGCAAACGCCATCCCCCACATTCTGGAGGGGAAAGACCTGCTGGGTTGCGCACAGACTGGCACCGGAAAAACTGCGGCTTTTGCCATTCCGCTTTTGCATCGTCTCGCCGCGAAACCTGTTCGCCGCACACCTTACTCGACCCGAGTGCTGGTTCTGACGCCAACACGAGAGCTTGCTGCACAAATCGCAGACAACTTTGAAATCTACGGAAAGGGACTCCATCTCACCGTGACTCAGGTCTTTGGCGGAGTTGGCTTTGGTGCCCAGAAGATTGCGATGAAGAAAGGCACCGACATCCTGGTTGCCTGCCCGGGTCGCCTGCTCGACCTGCGTCAACAGGGATTTTACCAGGCCGACGCCATCGAATACCTCGTGCTTGATGAGGCTGACCGCATGCTCGACATGGGGTTTGCCAAAGAGGTGCAGCGCATCGTTGCCGACATTCCGAATCGCCGACAAACTGTTCTTTTCTCAGCCACAATGCCCAACTCCATCATGGCCTTGGCTTCTTCTCTGATGAAGCAACCTGTCGAGGTCAAAGTCGATCCGGTTTCTTCAACCGCAGAAAAGGTCGAACAGGATATTTGTTTTGTTCGCAAGAGGGAAAAGCGCAACCTGCTCAAGGTGCTGCTCCAGGGACAAAAGCAGCAGCCGGATTCACTTTGCCTGGTCTTTTCAAGGACCAAACACGGAGCCAATAAACTGGTCGGTGAACTCGACAAGGCCGGAGTAAGGGCCAACGCCATTCATGGAAACAAATCACAGGGAGCACGGCAACGCGCACTGGATGAGTTTAAAAGTGGTCGTACCCGGGTACTGGTAGCCACGGATGTCGCCGCTCGTGGCATTGATGTGAAAAATGTTACGCTGGTGGTGAACTTCGACATGCCAGTCGAACCCGAGGCATACGTGCACCGTATCGGACGCACTGCCCGGGCTGGAAAGAGCGGTCGCGCCCTTTCCTTCTGTTGCGAAGAGGAGTTCAAGGAACTTTCCCAAATTGAACGCCTGATCCAGCAATCCATTCGCATCGATGACGAACAGCCCTATCACGACGAATCCCTTGTCCAGGAGTATCAGTCGGGACGAGCAGGCAAGCATCGCGGACAGACCGCTGCTTCCGGGAATCGGGCGAAGCGAAATGGAAGGCAACCTTCCTCACGAGGACGCTCCCCACAACGCCGATTTCAACGTGGAGGCTACCGCACGGCGTAAGCCCGACAAAACCTCCCTTTTCAAACAGCATTCCGACAACCAAATTGCATCGGACTGTGCACGAAATATCGGTTGCAAAGCTGATCGGGATTTGCTTGACTCACGCGCTTCCGGATGAGCAGGGCCGTGCCTTGCTGCTCCCCCATCCGGCGAGATTGGTCTATAATCTAAACACACTACACATTAGTTCTGTTACCTATGAAAAAAACGATCCTGTTCATCGCATTGTTCGCATCTGCGACACTCGCCCAAGCATCGCTCTATGTCGGCGGTTCAGTCGGGTATCTTTCGGATGCGAAGGAACCCCTGTTTTCTGCCAGAGTGGGCTACCAAATTGGAGAATACGCAGGCATCCGTCACTCCATCGAGGGGGAAATTGGAGTGAGTTCCGCAGACTTTGGAATCTACGAAGTCGACATGCTGCCCCGCATGATCAATTACCGCGGTGAAATCGATATCGACGACACCTTCTTTGCCTATGCGGGAGCAGGTCTAGGCAGTGTAAAGATCGAAGTTGAATTTGCAGGTTTTGAGGGTGATGGAGATGGATTTGCCTGGCAGGTATTCGGAGGACTTGGAATGCGACTCACTGAACAGTTGAGCGCGATTGGCGGATTGCGCTTCATCGATGCAAGTGACATCAAAATCCGTGGAGAAACCGTTGGGGCCGACAACGACCTCGAGTTTGGAGTTGGCATGCAGTTTGTATTCTGATCCTGCTCCCTCATCATGTTCTATTGCAGCAACGTTGCGTTTCTCGCGACGTTGCTGCTTTTTTTTACAGTAGTGGTAGTATTGTATCAGCAGCCAGCCACGTAAACACTCCCCCTTGAAATTCCTCCCGTAACCGGATTTTCAAACTCAATACAATGGGCCTCCACCGTCTGGAATACTGCACCAAGCCGGGCCGTGAATGCTTCGTCAGTCTCTCCATCTGCCCATAGTCCGAACACACCTCCGGGCAGGATGTGTTTGCGCATCGCAGTCAGCCCCTGTTCGCTGTAAAATGATGCATTGCATGGGTGCAACCAATGACGGGGTGAATGGTCGATATCCAGCAATACCGCGTGCACACGACGTGAAGGTTCTCCAGGGAACCACTCGACGTTCGGATCAAGCACGCATGCAAAAAAATCAGCCTGTCGCAGATTGCACCTGGGATCACCACACAACTGTTCACCCAGAGGAACCCAAGCACGCTGGTGCCACGCAATCACGGGTTCAAGCATTTCGATTACAACCAAGCGATCCACCCTACCACTTTCAAGTGCTGCAGCTGCGGTATACCCCAACCCGAGTCCTCCCACAACAACGTCCAGCTTGCCCAAAGATTCTGAAACCTTCGACAGTGACAATTCGGCCAATTGGGTCTCCGCCTCATGAAACAAACTCGACATCAGAAAGTGCTCGCCCAACTTGACCTCGTAGATGTCAATCCCCGGCAACTGTGGCGACTGTCGCCAGCGCAACATCAAATCACCAAGTGGTGTCGGAACATAATCAAGCCCTCGATACAAGATTGCCATTTCGCTGAATACTGGATGAAAAAAGGGGCTGCGTGCGCAACTTCGCCTTCGCAGCCCCCAAAGGATCGGTGGAGATATTGAAATAGCCCTCAGGGCTGTTTCAAACCCTTGAGAAACCGGAAGAGATCACTGTCCGTCGAAAGAATGATCATGGTATCCTTCGAAAGCGTTGCCTCCAAGGTTTCCATACTCTTGATGAACTCGTAATACGCTTCCACATCCTCACCACTTCCATACGCTTGTGCATAGATGGCAGAGGCCTCCGCATCTGCAGCACCCATGATTTCCTGAACTTGTCGGTAGGCTTCGGACTGAATGTTGCGCAACTCACGGTCACGCTGTCCAAGAATACGGGCGGCTTCACCTTCACCTTCACTTCGAAAGCGGGCTGCGATTTGTTCGCGTTCACTGATCATGCGCTGAAAAATCTGTCGCTGAACGTTTTCATTGTAATTCAATCGCTTGATGCGCAGATCCAATAGCTCAATACCGAGACCTGTGAGCGTCGGCTGGGCACTTGCAACAATCATACGCTCGATCTGATCACGCCCCACAGAAATGTCTTCGAGTTTGCCGATCACGTCGGAATCCAACTGTTTCATCTGCTCATCCAGTCGCGCCTCCCGGTTTTCTGAACGAACGATTTCAAGCAAAACGTGGTTTGCGATCGCTTCACGCGCCGCACTGTCGAGCAGGTCATCCAATCGCGAAAGCGCGGTAGATTCGTTGCGCAAGCGCAAGAAGAACTGCTTCGGATCGGAAATTCTCCAGCGTGCATAAGAATCAATGCGGATGAACAACTTATCCTTGGTTGGTAATTCGCTGCTTTCTCCGTCCCAGGAAAGCACACGTCGATCCAGTTTATTCACTTTGTGGATGAACGGGGTGCGCCAATGCAGTCCCGCCTCGGTCACAGGTTCACCCTGAATTTCGCCGAACTGGGTGATGATCGCCTGTTCGGTTTCGTTCACGATGTACAGACTCTGCGAAAGCACGATGATGCCCAAAACGAGTACAACAACGGCAGCGATGAGGGTGTTTAAAAATCGGTTCATATCAAATAGGGGTCAAGATTCAGGGATTGTTTTCTCCAAGCTGGAGCAAGGGCAGGACCGATTGGGCCTCCTGGTCCACGATAATCTTTCGACCCATCTCGGGGAGCAAGCGCTGCATGGTTTCGAGATACATTCGTCGCTGCGTAACATCCGGTGCTTTGAGATACTCTTCGAGCATGGCGTTAAAGCGGTTGACGTCTCCCTTGCTTCGGTTCACTCGCTCAGTAGCGTAACCTCGCGCTTCTTCAATCTGCTGCTCCGCCTGCCCCCGTGCGCGCGGAACTGCCTGGTTGTACTGGGACTTCGCCTCGTTGATGAGACGCTCCCGCTGCTGCTGCGATTCATTGACCGCGTTGAACGATGGGGCAACCTGGGCAGGAGGACTGACGCTTTGAAGCACAACCTGATCAATGCTGATTCCCATACCATACTCATCCATGAGCATCTGCAAACGTTCCTGGGCACGCGCCTGCATGCTCTGGCGACCTACGGTGATGATTTCATCGACTGTGCGGTCTCCCACAACCTGTCGCATGACCGACTCGGACGCATCGCGCATGGTAGTCACCGGTTGACGAACGTTGAACAGAAATGCCTTGGGATCCTCGATTCGATACTGCACACTCCATTCGACTTCCGCAGCATTGAGATCACCCGTCACCATCAGGGATTCGGCAAGGTAACTCTGTGAATCATAGCGGGTAGGTCCACTCTGCTGCACATTTCGGGTGCGATAGCCAAACTCCTCCCGATGCTGTCTTCGAGTCGCAATGGGATAGGCCCTGTCGATTCCAAACGGGATTTTGAAATGCAGACCCGGATCCGCAATGGTGTGAAATTTCCCAAATCGCAACACGACCGCCTGCTCTTCCGACTGCACGGTGTAAAAGGAAGAGTATACCCCATACACCAGTGCCAGCCCCAGCACAATGGATGCTACCCGTGTGATCTGGGCCTTGGGGTTGATTGGTATGACAATTTCTTTAGACATGATAATCAGACTGAGGGTTATAACGCATGGCCCTACGCTAAACTGGACCTCAACGATTGCAATCGATATCGAAACAATCGAACTCGTCACTTGAAACGAAGCGCATTTTCACCCAGTTCCGAAATACTGCTTTTATTGCGACAACGTGGGCGATCCCGTCGTTGTATCCCGGGTGGCAGCATTGTCAAAGACCAGTCCGGTTTCGTTGATCACACATTGCTCCTGATAATCATCATAATCGGTATTTACGGACCAAAGGTCATGCTTTCGATAGCCGAGATCAATGTTCTCAGCAGCAAGCAAACCCATCAGGATGCTATGATCCTGATTGTTGTATTTGAAGGAACCGTATCGACCGATCGGAGTCAGATTTGTGATGGGTTCCAGATGACGAATGACTGTCTCAACATGCGCGGAATATCCGATCTCGTATATCGGATAGCATCGGGGAATGGGAATTACTTTTCCATCCAGCACATCAGCACCTTCGATCAGTCCCGTCTTGCGCAAATCCTGCTCCGCACGCCGGATCAGCATGGCAGGAGACTCAGACCACATCGCATCGTCATCATTGCACCAGTATTCCAGCGCAAGAATGGTACCGCTCTCATCACCATAAAGTCCGGGAACCCAGTTTCGAAAGTTGGTAATCCTTCCAAACCCAATACCTTCCGAATGGCAATAGAGCCACTGATCTGCAAACAGATCCTCACGATTAACTTTGAGATAAACCAGAATGGTATTGCGGTACCGCAACGCATCCAGAGCAGCCTTGAGATCTTCTGACAATTGCGTGAACAGTGAACGAACCATGAGCGTCAATGGCATCGTGGAAATGACCTCGTCTGCCGGAATGAAGGTGCCATTCTGCAACTCCACTCCCGATACCCGATCACCCTTGAGACACACCTTTGCAACCGGGCATTCCAGTTCGACTCGTCCCCCAGCGGCACGGACTGCCGTCGCCATGCGCTCATAGACCATTCCCGAACCTTCAATCGGATACGCAAAGCAATCCACCAACGTCTTGTGTTTGGTCTTGGACCATCCGAATGCGCTTTTGATGGCCTCTCCCATGGAAAACTTCTTGATGCGCTGTGCCGCAAAATCCTTATCCAGCTTCGTACAAGGGATTCCCCACAACTTCTCACTGTAGGTTTTGAAGAACATTTCGTAGAGCTTGCGTCCAAAGCGGGCGATCACCCAATCTTCAAAGGTCTGCTGTGATGAGTCGGTTTTGCGAAGCCAGGTTGCCATGTAACTCAAGACACACTGCAATGCTTTGAAGGGTCCCATCGTCAATAACGCATTTACGGGCTTGAGTGGATAATGATAAAACGCCCCATTGTGGTAAATTCGGGTCAGGCGATTTACCATCGCATAATCGCGCCCAAGCACCTCTAGCCAGACTGCATTGATGCGGGGATCCTTGCTGAAAAAACGATGAGGCCCCAAATCCACCTTCTGGTTCCAAAGTTCAACGGTTCGGGAAAGCCCTCCCACCTGGGAGGATGATTCCAGCACGCACACTTGATGACCACGTTTGGCAAGTTCGTACGCAGCTGTAATACCGGCGGGACCCGCTCCAATGATAACGACATTTTTGGACATGAGAATAGGAGATAGATACGCCCGCAAAACAGTTTGACTTCTGAATGATGGTGGGGACGCGTGGCAGTGAAATCCGTAAAATCACTTATGCTTCTGAATTGCCGATGCATTGGCAACTCCAAAGCGGTATTGGCATCCCTCCGATTGGTCTCTCCAGCAATGGCGCTCCCTCTCGCTTTGGAATCGACCCAAGCGACTATTGCGTTGACCGAAATTCAGCAAATGCACAGCTTTAAGACGATGGGCCAACGCCCGCATCGTCGTTTGTCATGTCAAATCTTGCATTAGAATCACCCTTCGAAATCGCTCCTGATGTCGCATCCTCCAGCGACGACTACGCAACCCGCTTCAATGGATCTGTGGGGCAGTGGTTTCTGAAAATTCAAAATCAAGGCACCCAACACCACCTCAAGACAGCCCAACCGTGCAGGGTCATCGACGTTGGAGGGGGGCATGGTCAATCCATCGAATTGTTGCTCGAACTCGGACATCAGGTCACGGTCACCGGAAGTCATTCATCCTGTTCCAGTCGACTCGAATCCTATCTCGCTTCAAATCGCATTCGATTTGAGATTTGCCCCCTTACTCAATTGCCATTTGCTGATGCCTCGCATGAGATTGTGATCAGTTACCGCATGTTGACACACCTTGAGGACTGGAAAGGGTTCATTGCCGAACTAACCCGTGTATCCAGTCACCGCGTGATTGTCGACTACCCTACACAACGCAGCTTCAACTGTTTGAACGACTGGCTGTTCAGTTGGAAAAAAGGAGTCGAACGCAATACACGACGCTATCATGTCTTCCGGGAGCAGGAAGTGATCGACGCATTCAAAGCAGAGGGCTTCCGTCTGCGCTCTCGCTACGCCCAGTTTGTGTTTCCCATGGCACTGCATCGCGCACATAAAATGAAATTCCTCGCTGAAGGGATTGAGGGCTTGTGCCGTCTGCTCGGACTGAGCCATCTTTTTGCGTCTCCCGTTATCAGTTGTTTCGAAAAATCACCCGTGCAATGAAGGCCATCGTCGACTTTCATGTTCACTTCTACCCGCAGTATGGAATCGAGTCCTATTTGCATGCCTTCTGTAACCGAACCCAACCACTGCTTGATGTCGATGACCACCAATGCCTTACGCTCATGTGCCTCGTGGAGCGTCAGGGACAATATGTCTTCAACCAACTTGAATCCGGACACATCACGCTCAATTCACCCTGGCAGGTAGCTCCACTGGAACCTGGTCG
Encoded here:
- the lpxC gene encoding UDP-3-O-acyl-N-acetylglucosamine deacetylase; this encodes MSTSQQTLAQSVSDSGISLHTGEVVNLSILPGEPDTGIRFRRVDLPGKPEVKARVSNVSDLLRNTTLESGAAKVSTVEHVMSALHGLAVDNAVVELDGGEPPIFDGSAQRLVEMIQSAGMVQQSNPRQLLSLQSPVSVMEGDRILIALPHEGFRISCTFADERGRMTQYFSVDVDPGQYVKQIAPARTFTFAEDIEPLVQQGKIKGGSIDTAIVIKGETILSKEPLRFQDEFVRHKILDIIGDIALLGCPLRAHIVAIKPGHAINSKLTQKLAELLA
- a CDS encoding nitronate monooxygenase, whose protein sequence is MKSTHPTIIQGGMGIHVSSWKLARAVAETGQMGVVSGTAIDTIVSRVLQLGDTGGHVRRALDHFPFRDMAERVKDRFFIADGKAEHKPFKGIGMPHLTMTRAREELLIVANYVEVFLAREGHHGKIGINYLEKIQIPTLPSLFGAMLAGVHVVLMGAGIPTAIPGVLDGLAEGKAVSLKIYVEDNPSKDEYFAHFDPQDYIEGEMPAIQRPEFYAIVSSDIVAKTMERKASGYVDGYVVENYFAGGHNAPPRRDRTQPDAAPAYGDKDMPDLEKIRQIGKPFWLAGQFTTPEKLKEALAEGAQGVQVGTPFAYCDESGMDRDIKDEVIRQSVAGTLQIDTNFTASPTGYPFKIVRLAGERYTFEALETRTRVCDMGYLRTAYVNPEGNIGWRCPAEPIKDFVKKGGTEADAAGRACLCNGLASTVGFGQQRKDGVEIPILTSGDEVLHLGNFVKPNQTRYTAADVVNFLLS
- a CDS encoding DUF2293 domain-containing protein, translating into MPVSLEVRPCPKPGHVLSPEGKVMAVPEGWVLLEPGDAMLTRRAKATLPCWSMKRWRKGRFESLGLWADAGSLDRLRSEVRAARQGDAYQERLLASRRRRERTQQRYAQDFESAVRDFLGFASEHADLADRLSRAISEHAVPVGSGTVARTRRISIEKRAEAATLAWLRHHTTDYDHMHVPHVKGRRREIRQQLARSSRQLLQHYRKGEPAGVGGCPLAKALDNWDRIKETGPQGTGSAE
- a CDS encoding DEAD/DEAH box helicase, whose protein sequence is MIEAFHELDLHPQIQENLRNKGYTTPSPIQANAIPHILEGKDLLGCAQTGTGKTAAFAIPLLHRLAAKPVRRTPYSTRVLVLTPTRELAAQIADNFEIYGKGLHLTVTQVFGGVGFGAQKIAMKKGTDILVACPGRLLDLRQQGFYQADAIEYLVLDEADRMLDMGFAKEVQRIVADIPNRRQTVLFSATMPNSIMALASSLMKQPVEVKVDPVSSTAEKVEQDICFVRKREKRNLLKVLLQGQKQQPDSLCLVFSRTKHGANKLVGELDKAGVRANAIHGNKSQGARQRALDEFKSGRTRVLVATDVAARGIDVKNVTLVVNFDMPVEPEAYVHRIGRTARAGKSGRALSFCCEEEFKELSQIERLIQQSIRIDDEQPYHDESLVQEYQSGRAGKHRGQTAASGNRAKRNGRQPSSRGRSPQRRFQRGGYRTA
- a CDS encoding outer membrane beta-barrel protein, translating into MKKTILFIALFASATLAQASLYVGGSVGYLSDAKEPLFSARVGYQIGEYAGIRHSIEGEIGVSSADFGIYEVDMLPRMINYRGEIDIDDTFFAYAGAGLGSVKIEVEFAGFEGDGDGFAWQVFGGLGMRLTEQLSAIGGLRFIDASDIKIRGETVGADNDLEFGVGMQFVF
- a CDS encoding spermidine synthase, which translates into the protein MAILYRGLDYVPTPLGDLMLRWRQSPQLPGIDIYEVKLGEHFLMSSLFHEAETQLAELSLSKVSESLGKLDVVVGGLGLGYTAAAALESGRVDRLVVIEMLEPVIAWHQRAWVPLGEQLCGDPRCNLRQADFFACVLDPNVEWFPGEPSRRVHAVLLDIDHSPRHWLHPCNASFYSEQGLTAMRKHILPGGVFGLWADGETDEAFTARLGAVFQTVEAHCIEFENPVTGGISRGSVYVAGC
- the hflC gene encoding protease modulator HflC, which translates into the protein MNRFLNTLIAAVVVLVLGIIVLSQSLYIVNETEQAIITQFGEIQGEPVTEAGLHWRTPFIHKVNKLDRRVLSWDGESSELPTKDKLFIRIDSYARWRISDPKQFFLRLRNESTALSRLDDLLDSAAREAIANHVLLEIVRSENREARLDEQMKQLDSDVIGKLEDISVGRDQIERMIVASAQPTLTGLGIELLDLRIKRLNYNENVQRQIFQRMISEREQIAARFRSEGEGEAARILGQRDRELRNIQSEAYRQVQEIMGAADAEASAIYAQAYGSGEDVEAYYEFIKSMETLEATLSKDTMIILSTDSDLFRFLKGLKQP
- the hflK gene encoding FtsH protease activity modulator HflK; the encoded protein is MSKEIVIPINPKAQITRVASIVLGLALVYGVYSSFYTVQSEEQAVVLRFGKFHTIADPGLHFKIPFGIDRAYPIATRRQHREEFGYRTRNVQQSGPTRYDSQSYLAESLMVTGDLNAAEVEWSVQYRIEDPKAFLFNVRQPVTTMRDASESVMRQVVGDRTVDEIITVGRQSMQARAQERLQMLMDEYGMGISIDQVVLQSVSPPAQVAPSFNAVNESQQQRERLINEAKSQYNQAVPRARGQAEQQIEEARGYATERVNRSKGDVNRFNAMLEEYLKAPDVTQRRMYLETMQRLLPEMGRKIIVDQEAQSVLPLLQLGENNP
- a CDS encoding FAD-dependent oxidoreductase, with amino-acid sequence MSKNVVIIGAGPAGITAAYELAKRGHQVCVLESSSQVGGLSRTVELWNQKVDLGPHRFFSKDPRINAVWLEVLGRDYAMVNRLTRIYHNGAFYHYPLKPVNALLTMGPFKALQCVLSYMATWLRKTDSSQQTFEDWVIARFGRKLYEMFFKTYSEKLWGIPCTKLDKDFAAQRIKKFSMGEAIKSAFGWSKTKHKTLVDCFAYPIEGSGMVYERMATAVRAAGGRVELECPVAKVCLKGDRVSGVELQNGTFIPADEVISTMPLTLMVRSLFTQLSEDLKAALDALRYRNTILVYLKVNREDLFADQWLYCHSEGIGFGRITNFRNWVPGLYGDESGTILALEYWCNDDDAMWSESPAMLIRRAEQDLRKTGLIEGADVLDGKVIPIPRCYPIYEIGYSAHVETVIRHLEPITNLTPIGRYGSFKYNNQDHSILMGLLAAENIDLGYRKHDLWSVNTDYDDYQEQCVINETGLVFDNAATRDTTTGSPTLSQ
- a CDS encoding class I SAM-dependent methyltransferase → MSNLALESPFEIAPDVASSSDDYATRFNGSVGQWFLKIQNQGTQHHLKTAQPCRVIDVGGGHGQSIELLLELGHQVTVTGSHSSCSSRLESYLASNRIRFEICPLTQLPFADASHEIVISYRMLTHLEDWKGFIAELTRVSSHRVIVDYPTQRSFNCLNDWLFSWKKGVERNTRRYHVFREQEVIDAFKAEGFRLRSRYAQFVFPMALHRAHKMKFLAEGIEGLCRLLGLSHLFASPVISCFEKSPVQ